The Chitinivorax sp. PXF-14 genome contains a region encoding:
- a CDS encoding PaaI family thioesterase, with the protein MDLIDKLIAAKSSGDYSGIIDELPYAKLLGVEMREENDDMQFVLRFQDKNIGNTLLPALHGGAIGGFLETAALLHLMWARESREVPKTIDFSLDYLRSGKAQDLYARCDITKQGKRVANVLMTAWQDDRSKPVAVARAHFLLV; encoded by the coding sequence ATGGATTTGATCGACAAGCTGATTGCCGCCAAGAGCAGCGGCGACTATAGCGGCATCATCGACGAATTGCCCTACGCCAAGCTGCTTGGCGTCGAGATGCGCGAAGAAAACGACGACATGCAGTTCGTGCTGCGCTTCCAGGACAAGAATATCGGCAATACCCTGCTGCCGGCGCTGCATGGCGGTGCCATCGGCGGTTTTCTGGAAACCGCCGCGCTGTTGCACCTGATGTGGGCGCGAGAGTCGCGCGAGGTGCCCAAGACCATCGACTTTTCGCTCGATTACCTGCGCTCGGGCAAGGCGCAGGACCTCTATGCGCGTTGCGACATCACCAAGCAGGGCAAGCGCGTCGCGAACGTGCTGATGACCGCCTGGCAGGACGACCGGAGCAAACCCGTGGCCGTCGCCCGCGCGCATTTCCTGCTGGTCTGA
- a CDS encoding lipopolysaccharide assembly LapA domain-containing protein — MRYLWWLAQFLVFLMLLGFALHNSQIVSLRYFLGYEWQAPLILMLLVFFSVGAALGALAGIAHIFRLRREILLLKKELRNRPTQIVAPQQPDMVV, encoded by the coding sequence ATGCGTTATTTGTGGTGGCTGGCGCAGTTCCTGGTGTTTCTGATGTTGCTCGGCTTTGCCCTGCACAACAGCCAAATCGTGTCATTGCGTTATTTTCTCGGGTACGAATGGCAAGCACCGCTGATTCTCATGTTGCTGGTGTTCTTCAGTGTTGGTGCCGCACTGGGGGCATTGGCGGGGATTGCTCACATCTTCCGGCTGCGCCGTGAAATCCTGCTGCTCAAGAAAGAGCTGCGTAATCGTCCAACCCAGATCGTCGCACCGCAACAGCCTGACATGGTTGTATAG
- the pyrF gene encoding orotidine-5'-phosphate decarboxylase, giving the protein MNQDPKIVVALDFNDADSVLRFIDPLHPSLCRLKVGKELFTAAGPQLVEKLIARGFEVFLDLKFHDIPNTVASACKVAADIGVWMVNVHALGGRKMMESTREALASYRQRPLLIAVTVLTSMDAGQLAEVGLPGDPGAIVGKLAKLTQDCGLDGVVCSAQEAVQLKALCGQGFKLVTPGIRPLDASLDDQSRVMTPSAAIQAGADYLVIGRPITRAADPVAVLQRIRDEIASA; this is encoded by the coding sequence ATGAATCAGGATCCCAAGATTGTCGTTGCGCTCGATTTCAACGACGCCGACAGCGTGTTGCGCTTCATCGACCCCCTGCATCCGTCGCTGTGCCGCCTCAAGGTGGGCAAGGAGCTGTTCACGGCAGCCGGCCCGCAACTGGTGGAGAAGCTGATCGCGCGCGGCTTTGAAGTCTTTCTCGACCTCAAATTCCACGACATCCCCAACACCGTGGCCAGCGCCTGCAAGGTGGCGGCCGATATCGGTGTGTGGATGGTCAATGTGCATGCGCTCGGCGGTCGCAAGATGATGGAGTCGACGCGCGAGGCGCTGGCGAGCTATCGCCAGCGGCCGTTGTTGATCGCCGTGACGGTGCTGACCAGCATGGATGCCGGCCAACTGGCCGAGGTTGGCCTGCCCGGCGACCCGGGCGCGATAGTCGGCAAACTGGCCAAGCTGACGCAGGACTGCGGCCTCGACGGGGTGGTGTGTTCGGCGCAGGAAGCCGTGCAACTGAAGGCCCTGTGTGGCCAGGGATTCAAGCTGGTGACACCGGGCATCCGCCCGCTCGATGCCAGCCTCGACGACCAGTCGCGCGTGATGACCCCGTCGGCGGCGATCCAGGCTGGCGCCGATTACCTGGTGATCGGCCGCCCGATTACCCGTGCGGCCGATCCCGTGGCCGTACTGCAACGCATACGCGATGAAATCGCGAGCGCCTGA
- the rfaD gene encoding ADP-glyceromanno-heptose 6-epimerase, producing the protein MTIIVTGAAGFIGSNIVKALNERGQTDIIAVDNMKKADKFKNLVDYEIADYMDKEDFIELFLDGAFDGEVEAILHQGACSDTMETDGRYMMENNYRYTLDLFDYCQAEEIPFLYASSAAVYGGGRVFKESREHEGPLNVYGYSKFLFDQIVRRRWEGRTSQVVGFRYFNVYGPRENHKGRMASVAFHHFNQYRETGKVKLFEGCDGYANGEQRRDFVSVEDVVKVNLYFLDNPDQSGIFNLGSGNAQSFNDVAVASVNACREAEGKPALTLAQLVEQGILEYIDFPEALKGKYQSFTQADISALRGAGYDAPFYDVGQGVSRYVQWLLNKA; encoded by the coding sequence ATGACTATCATCGTCACCGGCGCGGCCGGTTTCATCGGTTCCAATATCGTCAAGGCGCTCAACGAGCGCGGCCAGACCGACATCATCGCGGTCGACAACATGAAGAAGGCCGACAAGTTCAAGAACCTGGTCGACTACGAGATTGCCGACTATATGGACAAGGAAGACTTCATCGAGCTCTTCCTCGACGGCGCCTTCGACGGCGAGGTCGAGGCCATCCTGCATCAGGGTGCGTGCTCCGACACGATGGAGACCGACGGCCGCTACATGATGGAGAACAACTACCGCTACACGCTCGATCTGTTCGACTACTGCCAGGCCGAGGAGATTCCTTTCCTCTACGCATCGAGCGCGGCCGTCTATGGCGGTGGCAGGGTGTTCAAGGAGTCGCGCGAACACGAGGGGCCGCTCAATGTTTACGGCTACTCCAAGTTCCTGTTCGACCAGATCGTGCGCCGCCGCTGGGAAGGCCGCACCAGCCAGGTCGTCGGCTTCCGCTACTTCAACGTCTACGGCCCGCGTGAGAACCACAAGGGGCGCATGGCCTCGGTCGCCTTCCATCATTTCAACCAGTACCGCGAGACCGGCAAGGTCAAGCTGTTCGAAGGCTGCGATGGCTACGCCAACGGCGAGCAGCGCCGCGATTTCGTGTCGGTCGAGGACGTAGTCAAGGTCAACCTGTACTTCCTCGACAACCCGGACCAGAGCGGCATCTTCAACCTGGGCTCGGGCAACGCGCAGAGCTTCAACGACGTGGCCGTGGCCAGCGTCAATGCCTGCCGCGAGGCCGAGGGCAAGCCGGCGCTGACGCTGGCGCAGCTGGTGGAGCAGGGTATCCTCGAGTACATCGACTTCCCCGAGGCGCTCAAGGGCAAGTACCAGAGCTTCACCCAGGCCGACATCTCGGCGCTGCGCGGTGCGGGCTACGATGCGCCGTTCTACGACGTGGGGCAGGGTGTGTCGCGCTACGTGCAGTGGCTGCTCAACAAGGCCTGA
- the serC gene encoding 3-phosphoserine/phosphohydroxythreonine transaminase, which produces MTQVFNFSAGPAVLPKEVLQQAQAELLDWHGSGMSVMEMSHRGPEFSQIIAECEADLRELMAIPSNYKVLLLQGGATSQFAMVPMNLIGRTGRADYINTGHWAKGAIKEAKRYGEINIAASAEDRNFTYIPPVAEWQLSRDASYVHYTPNETIGGVEYQFTPEVGDVPLVADMSSNILSRPVDVSKFGLIYGGAQKNIGPSGLVVVIVREDLIGHALPFTPTMFDYRTHADAGSMYNTPATFAVYVAGLIFKWLKARGGVAAMEQVNIAKAKLVYDAIEQSGGFYHSPVAADCRSRMNIPFTLRDDTLNGSFLKEAEARHLLQLKGHKSVGGMRASIYNAMPIEGVQTLVDFMADFARRHG; this is translated from the coding sequence GTGACGCAAGTATTCAACTTCTCGGCGGGCCCCGCCGTCTTGCCCAAGGAAGTATTGCAACAGGCCCAGGCCGAGCTGCTCGACTGGCATGGCTCCGGCATGTCGGTGATGGAGATGAGCCATCGTGGCCCGGAATTCAGCCAGATCATCGCCGAGTGCGAAGCGGACCTGCGCGAGCTGATGGCGATTCCGTCGAACTACAAGGTGCTGCTGCTGCAGGGCGGCGCCACCAGCCAGTTCGCCATGGTGCCGATGAACCTGATCGGCCGCACCGGTCGTGCCGACTACATCAACACCGGCCACTGGGCCAAGGGCGCGATCAAGGAAGCGAAACGCTACGGCGAGATCAACATCGCCGCGAGCGCGGAAGACCGCAATTTCACCTACATCCCGCCGGTGGCGGAATGGCAGCTGAGCCGCGACGCCTCCTACGTGCACTACACGCCCAACGAGACCATCGGTGGCGTCGAATACCAGTTCACTCCCGAGGTCGGCGATGTGCCGCTGGTGGCGGACATGTCGTCGAACATCCTGTCCCGCCCGGTCGATGTGTCGAAGTTCGGCCTGATTTACGGCGGCGCGCAGAAGAATATCGGCCCGTCCGGCCTGGTGGTGGTGATCGTGCGGGAAGACCTGATCGGCCATGCGCTGCCGTTCACGCCGACTATGTTCGACTACCGGACCCACGCCGATGCCGGCTCGATGTACAACACGCCGGCCACCTTTGCGGTCTACGTCGCCGGGCTGATCTTCAAGTGGCTCAAGGCCCGTGGCGGCGTTGCGGCAATGGAGCAGGTCAATATCGCCAAGGCCAAGCTGGTGTACGACGCCATCGAGCAGAGCGGCGGCTTCTACCACAGCCCGGTTGCCGCCGATTGCCGCTCGCGCATGAACATCCCGTTCACCTTGCGTGACGACACGCTCAACGGCAGCTTCCTCAAGGAGGCCGAAGCGCGCCACCTGCTGCAGCTCAAGGGGCACAAGTCGGTGGGCGGCATGCGCGCCTCGATCTACAACGCCATGCCGATCGAAGGCGTGCAGACGCTGGTGGATTTCATGGCAGATTTCGCCCGCCGCCACGGCTGA
- the lapB gene encoding lipopolysaccharide assembly protein LapB, whose protein sequence is MDLELWWLILPPLFFALGWLAARIDIKQLLRETRKLPLAYYKGLNFLLNEEQDKAIAEFVEIVKSDPHSIDLNFALGSMFRKKGEHERAILVHQTLLGRNDISPEQRGKGEFELALDYFKAGLFDRAEELLTKLLDSPHERTASQYLLDIYQQEKKWEKAIATASRISNGSSAFQHEVAEFHCELAQRDIANSKAEEAKVHLDRALQVHRKCVRANILLGDIAVAEKRFAQAVEYWKKIETQDPQFLSLVGQRLIDAYKEDGRSAEGLQLLKAYLSSYPSLDILEIVFQSMSEQEGLESARDFLYGELRRNATMLGLKSLVEAEIHFVPAERRPDLEAIRNLLHDNTKKLAMYQCRQCGFRARQYYWHCPGCTGWETYSPKLGGDSAV, encoded by the coding sequence GTGGATTTGGAGTTGTGGTGGCTGATATTGCCACCTTTATTCTTTGCCCTGGGCTGGCTTGCCGCCCGTATCGACATCAAGCAGCTGTTGCGCGAGACGCGCAAGTTGCCGCTTGCCTACTACAAGGGCTTGAATTTCCTGTTGAATGAAGAGCAGGACAAGGCGATCGCGGAGTTTGTCGAGATCGTGAAGTCCGATCCGCATTCGATCGACCTCAACTTTGCCCTGGGTAGCATGTTCCGCAAGAAGGGGGAGCATGAGCGGGCGATCCTGGTTCACCAGACCCTGCTCGGGCGCAACGATATCAGCCCCGAGCAACGAGGCAAGGGCGAGTTCGAACTGGCGCTCGATTACTTCAAGGCGGGCTTGTTCGATCGTGCCGAAGAGTTGCTGACGAAGCTGCTCGATTCGCCCCACGAGCGGACTGCGAGCCAATACCTGCTGGATATCTACCAGCAGGAGAAGAAGTGGGAAAAGGCAATCGCCACGGCAAGCCGCATTTCCAACGGCAGCTCGGCATTTCAGCACGAGGTGGCCGAGTTCCATTGCGAGCTGGCGCAGCGCGATATTGCCAACTCCAAGGCAGAGGAGGCAAAGGTCCACCTCGACCGGGCGTTGCAGGTGCATCGCAAGTGCGTGCGGGCCAACATCCTGCTCGGCGATATCGCCGTCGCCGAGAAGCGCTTCGCGCAAGCCGTCGAGTACTGGAAAAAGATCGAGACGCAGGACCCGCAATTCCTGTCGCTGGTCGGCCAGCGCCTGATCGATGCCTACAAGGAAGACGGCCGTTCTGCGGAAGGTCTGCAGTTGCTCAAGGCCTATCTGTCGAGCTACCCGTCGCTCGACATCCTCGAAATCGTGTTCCAGTCGATGAGCGAGCAAGAGGGGCTGGAGTCCGCCCGCGACTTCCTGTATGGCGAGTTACGGCGCAATGCGACCATGCTCGGGCTCAAGTCGCTGGTCGAGGCCGAAATCCATTTTGTGCCGGCGGAGCGCCGGCCGGACCTCGAAGCCATCCGCAACCTTCTGCATGACAACACCAAGAAGCTGGCCATGTACCAATGCCGCCAGTGCGGTTTCCGGGCGCGGCAATATTACTGGCACTGCCCCGGCTGTACCGGCTGGGAGACGTATTCCCCCAAGCTCGGCGGCGACAGTGCCGTTTAA
- a CDS encoding DUF2059 domain-containing protein: protein MTFRNMLSAVLLGICLLPSAWADEAMTPDKRKAVDEVLATMDIKRLSSQLKEVVLGRWVMQVSRNAPQAISADKSLTDAQKKKLMDNGDKVIKILADDFKKNLDKIDTAKIMQEAMASAYGKSLNEKELHELAAFNSTPTGKKVLQAQAQIGADTMQAAMQSVSEQLKGGHSVPLTEVVKRIDAK, encoded by the coding sequence ATGACGTTTCGCAACATGTTGTCGGCCGTTCTGCTCGGTATTTGCCTGCTGCCTTCCGCGTGGGCCGACGAGGCCATGACGCCGGACAAGCGCAAGGCGGTGGACGAGGTGCTGGCGACGATGGACATCAAGCGCCTGTCCAGCCAGTTGAAGGAAGTGGTGTTGGGCCGCTGGGTGATGCAGGTGTCGCGCAATGCACCGCAGGCGATCAGCGCTGACAAGAGCCTGACCGATGCGCAGAAAAAGAAGCTGATGGACAACGGCGACAAGGTGATCAAGATCCTTGCCGATGACTTCAAGAAGAATCTCGACAAGATCGACACCGCCAAGATCATGCAGGAAGCGATGGCCAGCGCCTACGGCAAGAGCCTGAACGAGAAGGAGCTGCACGAGCTGGCCGCCTTCAACAGCACGCCTACCGGCAAGAAGGTGCTGCAGGCACAGGCCCAGATCGGGGCGGACACCATGCAGGCCGCCATGCAGTCTGTCAGCGAACAGCTCAAGGGCGGGCATTCGGTCCCGTTGACCGAAGTCGTGAAGCGAATTGATGCCAAGTAA
- the rfaE1 gene encoding D-glycero-beta-D-manno-heptose-7-phosphate kinase gives MDRAHIDQLKSAVGAARILVVGDVMLDRYWFGDVNRISPEAPVPVALVNRAEERAGGAANVARNAASLGAQVTLLSVVGDDEAGAALDRLMQSSGVKSSLLRDPSISTIIKLRVIARQQQLIRIDFESQPSHEVLAAKLEDFEAALPEHDVVILSDYGKGGLTHVETMIRLARAAGKQVLVDPKGDDYSRYVGATLLTPNRSEFKQVAGSWKNEEELGQKAQALRQSLGLTALLVTRSEEGMSLYRDGAMLHEPTQAREVFDVSGAGDTVIATLGVMLGAGLDMADAVRWSNRAAGIVVGKLGTAIVQQEELFA, from the coding sequence ATGGATCGAGCCCACATCGATCAACTGAAATCGGCGGTTGGCGCAGCAAGAATCCTCGTCGTCGGCGACGTGATGCTGGACCGCTACTGGTTTGGCGACGTCAACCGCATTTCGCCGGAGGCCCCGGTGCCGGTGGCGTTGGTGAACCGTGCCGAGGAACGTGCCGGCGGCGCCGCCAACGTGGCGCGCAATGCGGCATCGCTGGGTGCTCAGGTGACGCTGCTGTCGGTCGTCGGCGATGACGAGGCCGGTGCGGCGCTCGACAGGCTGATGCAGTCGTCAGGCGTGAAATCGTCGCTGCTGCGCGACCCGAGCATCTCCACCATCATCAAGCTGCGCGTGATTGCGCGGCAGCAGCAGCTGATCCGCATCGACTTCGAATCCCAGCCGAGCCACGAGGTGCTGGCCGCCAAGCTGGAGGATTTCGAGGCGGCGTTGCCCGAGCACGATGTCGTGATCCTGTCGGATTACGGCAAGGGCGGGCTGACCCACGTCGAAACCATGATCCGCCTGGCCCGCGCGGCCGGCAAGCAGGTGCTGGTCGACCCCAAGGGGGACGACTATTCGCGCTATGTCGGCGCCACCTTGCTGACGCCGAATCGCAGCGAATTCAAGCAGGTCGCCGGCAGCTGGAAGAACGAGGAAGAGCTGGGGCAGAAGGCCCAGGCCTTGCGTCAGTCGCTGGGCCTGACCGCACTGCTGGTCACGCGCAGCGAGGAGGGCATGAGCCTCTACCGCGACGGTGCGATGCTGCATGAGCCGACCCAGGCGCGCGAGGTATTCGATGTCTCTGGGGCGGGCGACACCGTGATCGCGACGCTGGGCGTCATGCTCGGCGCGGGGCTCGACATGGCAGACGCGGTGCGTTGGTCGAACCGGGCGGCTGGCATCGTCGTCGGCAAGCTCGGCACGGCCATCGTGCAGCAGGAAGAATTGTTCGCTTGA
- a CDS encoding integration host factor subunit beta — MTKSELIARLAARYPQLVVKDAELAVKAILDAMADGLSQGQRIEIRGFGSFDLNYRPPRTGRNPKSGEKVQVPEKYVPHFKAGKELRERVDDLEA, encoded by the coding sequence ATGACGAAGTCGGAACTGATTGCCAGACTCGCTGCACGTTATCCGCAGCTCGTCGTCAAGGATGCGGAATTGGCCGTCAAGGCCATTCTGGATGCGATGGCGGATGGTCTGTCTCAGGGGCAGCGCATCGAAATTCGCGGTTTCGGTAGTTTCGATTTGAACTACCGTCCGCCGCGGACGGGGCGCAACCCCAAGTCCGGCGAAAAAGTGCAGGTCCCCGAGAAGTATGTTCCTCACTTCAAAGCCGGTAAGGAACTGCGCGAACGCGTCGACGACCTCGAAGCGTAA
- a CDS encoding UDP-glucose/GDP-mannose dehydrogenase family protein, whose translation MKISIIGTGYVGLVTGTCLAEMGNTVLCLDLDPRKIEILKSGGIPIYEPGLEDMVKRNVAAGRLSFTTSIEESVAHGTLQFIAVGTPPDEDGSADLQYVVAAARNIGRYMTDYKVVVDKSTVPVGTADKVREAIADELAKRDAALEYSVVSNPEFLKEGAAVDDFMRPDRVVIGADDERALTLMRALYKPFQRNHERIITMDVRSAELTKYAANAMLATRISFMNELANLAELLGADIEQVRQGIGSDPRIGYHFLYPGVGYGGSCFPKDVQALQRTAHAHGGELHVLNAVERVNDEQKLRLLQKVGGHFGGDLKGRHFALWGLAFKPNTDDMREAPSLVIIRGLLERGATVTAYDPIATHETQRILGELPGLDYAKSPMGALDEADALLIVTEWKEFRSPDFGDIKAKLKTPLIVDGRNMYDPQIVRGFGLEYDAIGRL comes from the coding sequence GTGAAAATCAGCATTATCGGCACCGGCTATGTGGGCCTGGTCACCGGCACCTGTCTCGCGGAGATGGGGAACACCGTGCTTTGCCTCGATCTCGACCCGCGCAAGATCGAGATATTGAAGTCCGGCGGCATCCCGATCTACGAGCCGGGCCTCGAAGACATGGTCAAGCGCAATGTCGCCGCTGGCCGCCTGTCGTTCACCACCAGTATCGAAGAGAGTGTGGCGCACGGCACCTTGCAGTTCATCGCCGTGGGCACGCCGCCGGATGAAGACGGCTCGGCCGACCTGCAGTATGTGGTTGCCGCCGCACGTAATATCGGCCGCTACATGACGGATTACAAGGTCGTGGTGGACAAGTCCACGGTGCCGGTCGGTACCGCCGACAAGGTGCGCGAAGCGATTGCCGACGAGCTCGCCAAGCGTGACGCTGCACTCGAATACAGCGTGGTGTCGAACCCAGAGTTCCTCAAGGAAGGCGCTGCCGTCGATGATTTCATGCGCCCCGACCGGGTCGTCATCGGCGCCGACGACGAGCGCGCGCTGACGCTGATGCGCGCGCTGTACAAGCCATTCCAGCGTAATCACGAGCGCATCATCACCATGGATGTGCGTTCGGCCGAGCTGACCAAGTACGCTGCCAACGCCATGCTGGCGACGCGCATTTCGTTCATGAACGAGTTGGCCAACCTGGCCGAGCTGCTGGGGGCCGATATCGAGCAGGTGCGGCAGGGTATCGGTTCCGATCCGCGCATCGGTTATCACTTTCTTTATCCCGGCGTCGGCTACGGCGGCTCCTGCTTCCCCAAGGACGTGCAGGCCTTGCAGCGCACGGCCCATGCCCACGGCGGCGAGCTGCACGTGCTCAACGCGGTCGAACGCGTCAACGACGAACAGAAGCTGCGCCTGTTGCAGAAGGTCGGCGGCCACTTCGGCGGCGATCTCAAGGGGCGGCACTTCGCCCTGTGGGGATTGGCGTTCAAGCCCAATACCGACGACATGCGCGAGGCGCCAAGCCTGGTGATCATCCGCGGCCTGCTCGAACGCGGCGCCACGGTCACGGCCTACGATCCGATCGCAACCCACGAGACGCAGCGCATTCTCGGCGAGCTACCGGGGCTCGACTATGCCAAGTCGCCCATGGGCGCGCTGGATGAGGCCGACGCCTTGTTGATCGTGACCGAGTGGAAGGAATTCCGCAGCCCGGACTTCGGCGACATCAAGGCCAAGCTGAAGACACCGCTGATCGTCGATGGCCGCAATATGTACGATCCGCAGATCGTGCGCGGTTTCGGCCTCGAATACGACGCCATCGGGCGTCTCTGA
- the rpsA gene encoding 30S ribosomal protein S1, with protein MESFAALFEESLQRQEMRSGEVITAEVVNVDPNFVTVNAGLKSESLISVDEFRNDNGEIEVKIGDFVTVAIDTLENGYGETKLSRDKAKRLAAWIELEDALEKGTVISGVINGKVKGGLTVMVNSIRAFLPGSLVDVRPVKDTTPYEGKQIEFKVIKLDRKRNNVVVSRRAVLEASLGEERQKLLETLQEGSVVKGIVKNITDYGAFVDLGGIDGLLHITDLAWRRVKHPSEVLAVGDEVEAKVLKFDQEKNRVSLGLKQLGEDPWVGLSRRYPQSTRLFGKVTNLTDYGAFVEIEQGIEGLVHVSEMDWTNKNVHPSKVVSLGDEVEVMILEIDEDRRRISLGMKQCAANPWDEFSQNFKKGDKIRGTIKSITDFGVFIGLPGGIDGLVHLSDLSWNVAGEEAVRNYKKGDEVEAVVLSIDTERERISMGIKQLEGDPFNNFVSTHDKGSIVKGTVKAIDPKGAVVQLADDVEGYLRATEVSRDRVENIGSVLKEGDEVEAMIINIDRKNRGINLSIKAKDLGDEKEAMRSIQSDASAGTTSLGALLKAKLENKSAE; from the coding sequence ATGGAAAGTTTTGCCGCCCTCTTCGAAGAGAGCCTCCAGCGCCAGGAAATGCGCTCCGGTGAAGTCATCACCGCAGAGGTTGTCAACGTTGATCCGAACTTCGTTACCGTCAACGCCGGCCTCAAGTCCGAGTCGCTGATTTCGGTTGACGAGTTCCGCAACGACAACGGCGAAATCGAAGTGAAGATCGGTGACTTCGTCACCGTTGCCATCGATACGCTGGAAAACGGCTATGGCGAAACCAAGCTGTCCCGCGACAAGGCCAAGCGCCTGGCTGCCTGGATCGAGCTCGAAGATGCGCTGGAAAAGGGTACTGTCATCAGTGGCGTGATCAACGGCAAGGTCAAGGGTGGCCTCACCGTTATGGTCAACAGCATCCGCGCGTTCCTGCCGGGTTCGCTGGTCGATGTGCGTCCGGTCAAGGACACCACGCCGTACGAAGGCAAGCAAATCGAATTCAAGGTCATCAAGCTCGACCGCAAGCGCAACAACGTCGTTGTATCGCGCCGTGCCGTACTTGAAGCCAGCCTGGGCGAAGAGCGCCAGAAGCTGCTGGAAACCCTGCAGGAAGGCTCCGTCGTCAAGGGTATCGTCAAGAACATCACCGACTACGGTGCGTTCGTCGACCTCGGCGGCATCGACGGCCTGCTGCACATCACCGACCTCGCTTGGCGCCGTGTCAAGCACCCGTCCGAAGTGCTGGCAGTTGGCGACGAAGTCGAAGCCAAGGTGCTCAAGTTCGATCAAGAGAAGAACCGCGTATCGCTGGGTCTGAAGCAACTGGGCGAAGATCCTTGGGTCGGCCTGTCGCGTCGCTACCCGCAAAGCACCCGTCTGTTCGGCAAGGTCACCAACCTCACCGACTACGGCGCGTTCGTTGAAATCGAACAGGGTATCGAAGGCCTGGTTCACGTTTCCGAAATGGACTGGACCAACAAGAACGTTCACCCGTCGAAGGTTGTGTCGCTGGGCGACGAAGTCGAAGTCATGATCCTCGAGATCGACGAAGACCGCCGCCGTATCAGCCTCGGCATGAAGCAGTGCGCGGCCAATCCTTGGGACGAGTTCAGCCAGAACTTCAAGAAGGGCGACAAGATCCGCGGCACCATCAAGTCGATCACCGACTTCGGCGTGTTCATCGGTCTGCCTGGCGGCATCGACGGTCTGGTTCACCTGTCCGACCTGTCCTGGAACGTGGCTGGCGAAGAAGCCGTCCGCAACTACAAGAAGGGTGACGAAGTCGAGGCAGTGGTTCTGTCGATCGATACCGAGCGTGAGCGTATCTCCATGGGCATCAAGCAGCTCGAAGGTGATCCGTTCAACAACTTCGTATCGACCCATGACAAGGGCAGCATCGTCAAGGGCACGGTCAAGGCTATCGATCCGAAGGGCGCTGTGGTTCAGCTGGCCGACGACGTTGAAGGCTACCTGCGTGCGACCGAAGTTTCGCGCGACCGCGTTGAAAACATCGGTTCCGTGCTGAAGGAAGGCGACGAAGTCGAAGCGATGATCATCAACATCGACCGCAAGAACCGTGGCATCAACCTGTCCATCAAGGCCAAGGATCTGGGTGACGAGAAGGAAGCAATGCGCAGCATCCAGTCGGACGCCAGCGCTGGTACCACGAGCCTCGGCGCACTGTTGAAGGCCAAGCTGGAAAACAAGTCGGCTGAGTAA
- a CDS encoding PaaI family thioesterase, protein MSTLPLPVANQELFDSVAKWFTEIPHSTTIGLQYVQGERGRATMKIDYRAELVGNPKTGVIHGGVITSLIDTTSGLSVFSRLSEAEAIATLDLRIDYLKSAIPGEPIYCTAECYRLGSNIAFTRATAYQESSEQPIAYSVGTFMRDSSKATIS, encoded by the coding sequence ATGTCCACACTGCCCTTGCCTGTCGCCAACCAGGAGCTGTTCGACTCGGTGGCCAAGTGGTTCACCGAGATCCCGCACTCCACGACCATCGGCCTGCAATATGTTCAGGGCGAGCGAGGCCGCGCGACGATGAAGATCGACTACCGCGCCGAGCTGGTCGGCAACCCCAAGACCGGCGTGATCCATGGCGGGGTCATCACCTCGCTGATCGACACTACCAGCGGCCTGTCGGTGTTTTCCCGGCTGAGCGAGGCCGAGGCCATCGCCACCCTCGACCTGCGCATCGACTACCTGAAGAGCGCGATCCCTGGTGAGCCGATCTATTGCACCGCGGAGTGCTATCGCCTCGGCTCGAACATCGCGTTCACCCGCGCCACCGCATACCAGGAAAGCTCGGAGCAGCCGATTGCCTACAGCGTCGGCACGTTCATGCGCGATTCGAGCAAGGCCACCATCAGCTAG